The Desulfuromonas versatilis genome has a segment encoding these proteins:
- a CDS encoding putative Ig domain-containing protein: MIGMKNCAVCLGLISLLSIAPGCGKSGESQTESAKASSSEVPVVSSPPGSLSVSIQPDRPTASRGLRAVVSGVAGQRTYRWKKNGVLIAGASEAALPGDNFKKGDLLEVSVDAGELTGAAQVVIDNSPPKIRSLPFSPAYVCRGQDLVVAPEVEDMDGDPISLTFTWSINGEEHPWEKSSTLPGEVFKRGDRISLAVVASDPEGEGPVFKSGEIEVGNAPPKFVSNPPRELSSSLYSYRAVVEDPDGDAVSYSLEAAPQGMEIDQATGQLLWAIGPEHTGEHSVKIKATDSLGMWAAQEFSLSITFGDQL; the protein is encoded by the coding sequence ATGATCGGAATGAAAAACTGCGCGGTTTGCCTGGGACTGATCTCTTTGCTTAGCATTGCCCCGGGTTGCGGGAAAAGTGGGGAGAGCCAGACCGAATCAGCGAAGGCCAGTTCATCCGAGGTGCCGGTAGTCAGTTCCCCCCCTGGCTCCCTCTCGGTTTCTATCCAGCCCGACAGGCCAACCGCGAGTCGGGGATTGCGGGCGGTGGTGTCTGGCGTAGCCGGGCAGCGTACCTACCGCTGGAAAAAGAACGGGGTATTGATTGCCGGCGCTTCCGAGGCTGCACTACCAGGGGATAATTTCAAAAAGGGGGATTTGCTGGAAGTCTCTGTCGATGCAGGCGAACTGACAGGAGCGGCCCAGGTGGTGATCGACAACAGTCCGCCAAAGATCCGGTCGTTGCCATTCAGCCCGGCCTATGTCTGCCGGGGACAAGACCTGGTGGTTGCGCCCGAAGTTGAAGACATGGACGGCGATCCGATCTCTCTGACCTTCACCTGGAGTATTAATGGTGAGGAACACCCCTGGGAAAAGTCATCCACCCTCCCCGGAGAAGTGTTCAAGCGGGGAGACCGGATTTCCCTCGCTGTCGTGGCCAGTGACCCAGAGGGGGAAGGCCCGGTTTTCAAAAGCGGCGAAATCGAGGTCGGAAATGCCCCTCCGAAGTTTGTCTCGAATCCGCCCAGGGAGCTTTCTTCGTCGCTCTATTCCTATCGGGCGGTGGTTGAAGACCCGGACGGAGATGCCGTATCCTACTCGCTGGAGGCGGCTCCTCAAGGAATGGAAATAGACCAGGCGACGGGTCAGCTGCTTTGGGCGATCGGCCCGGAACACACCGGGGAGCACAGCGTAAAAATCAAGGCCACCGATAGCTTGGGCATGTGGGCCGCGCAAGAGTTTTCCCTCAGCATCACGTTCGGGGATCAGCTATGA